A genomic window from Thermococcus nautili includes:
- a CDS encoding DUF72 domain-containing protein: MIRVGTCGFCEGRAKYFRDFDAVEVQQTFYRILGEKTLERWRKEAPEGFTFAMKAFQGVTHPPNSPTWRRSNVKPSKNVGLLRPKGDVLHFWRLTLKKAEILGARFILIQLPKSFKESEESFTNAERFFEMIDRGSFEIAVELRGWSEKGVKRFVRAFDVIDVTDPLVRIPLHSGETNYYRLHGRYENGRIIYRHSYSDEELQRIRERVLGWNRGESFVFFNNTDMCWDAKRFKAIIEEG, encoded by the coding sequence ATGATTAGGGTCGGAACGTGTGGCTTCTGCGAGGGAAGGGCGAAGTATTTCCGGGACTTCGATGCCGTTGAGGTTCAGCAGACCTTTTACAGAATCCTTGGGGAGAAAACCCTCGAGCGCTGGAGGAAGGAAGCTCCCGAGGGCTTTACCTTCGCGATGAAGGCTTTTCAGGGCGTAACACACCCTCCAAACAGCCCGACGTGGCGGAGAAGCAACGTGAAGCCGAGCAAAAACGTCGGCCTTTTGAGGCCCAAGGGCGACGTCCTTCACTTCTGGCGCCTGACGCTGAAGAAAGCCGAAATCCTTGGCGCGCGCTTCATTCTAATTCAATTGCCAAAGAGCTTCAAGGAGAGCGAGGAGAGCTTCACCAACGCGGAAAGGTTCTTCGAGATGATTGACAGGGGAAGCTTCGAGATAGCCGTTGAGCTGAGGGGCTGGAGCGAGAAGGGCGTGAAAAGATTCGTTAGGGCCTTCGACGTCATAGACGTTACCGACCCGCTCGTGAGGATTCCGCTCCACAGCGGTGAGACGAACTACTACCGCCTTCACGGGCGCTACGAGAACGGGCGGATAATCTACCGGCACTCCTACAGCGATGAGGAACTGCAAAGAATCAGGGAGCGCGTCCTCGGCTGGAACAGGGGCGAGAGCTTCGTCTTCTTCAACAACACCGACATGTGCTGGGACGCGAAGAGGTTCAAGGCGATTATAGAAGAAGGGTGA
- a CDS encoding DNA double-strand break repair nuclease NurA, translating into MERIDDRHLEEIRHFLRESRKELGKLVPLVRKHYHWESLPEPKKAKVYAVDGSRMAKRLSGAIIYAVSASAVGDDLYYWNDIGALFPYSNADDRIRVHMDTLEKRMGALVGEMSDLVLMDGTISGALIRPPSYANSTTNQLYERHGRTLLEASLDFLDALNLKWREWKRELKKGVISGPSLLARGREGKSIFKILEEKGSRSIRGKIWWVVDAENLIVLFEYLEYLHALDRLLGNEIASIAKTFYRSDVIGTVAEREKLKKVPIMVDTPVVASLTDRSGYLRFSSKVGKKEALAQLILDLMEHGFFENLREILVLDGRKIEGARINPAYVRFADGGLIYLLEVPEGQDFEETLAKILSVAEDEYVIPLEYAHHSVVIKKREFDAYVDAILSAIVGEDEAYLNFLRYGREPLE; encoded by the coding sequence TTGGAGCGTATTGACGACAGGCACCTCGAGGAAATCAGGCACTTCCTCAGGGAGAGCAGGAAAGAGCTCGGAAAGCTCGTTCCCCTCGTGAGGAAGCACTACCACTGGGAGAGCCTGCCCGAGCCGAAGAAAGCTAAGGTTTACGCCGTTGACGGCAGTAGAATGGCCAAGAGGCTCAGTGGGGCGATAATCTACGCCGTCTCTGCATCGGCGGTCGGCGATGACCTCTACTACTGGAACGACATCGGGGCGCTCTTCCCCTACAGCAACGCGGACGACAGGATAAGGGTTCACATGGATACCTTAGAAAAAAGAATGGGTGCCCTCGTCGGGGAAATGTCGGACCTAGTGCTCATGGACGGCACGATAAGCGGGGCCCTCATAAGACCGCCGAGCTACGCGAACTCGACCACGAACCAGCTCTACGAGAGGCACGGGAGGACGCTTTTGGAGGCCTCGCTGGACTTCCTTGATGCCCTGAACCTCAAGTGGAGGGAGTGGAAGCGGGAGCTCAAAAAGGGCGTCATCTCGGGTCCATCTCTGCTCGCCCGCGGGAGGGAAGGAAAGTCAATCTTCAAGATACTGGAGGAGAAGGGCTCACGGAGCATTCGCGGGAAAATCTGGTGGGTGGTTGATGCCGAAAACCTGATAGTCCTCTTTGAATACCTTGAATACCTCCACGCCCTCGACAGGCTTTTGGGAAACGAGATAGCCTCGATAGCCAAGACCTTCTACCGCTCCGACGTCATAGGGACGGTGGCCGAGAGGGAGAAGCTGAAGAAAGTTCCAATAATGGTGGACACGCCGGTCGTTGCTTCGCTGACCGATAGGAGCGGTTACCTGCGCTTCTCGTCGAAGGTCGGCAAGAAGGAGGCCCTTGCTCAACTAATCCTCGACCTCATGGAGCACGGCTTTTTCGAGAACCTTCGCGAGATTCTCGTCCTCGACGGGAGGAAGATAGAGGGCGCGAGAATTAACCCGGCCTACGTCCGCTTCGCAGACGGGGGATTGATTTACCTCCTCGAGGTTCCGGAGGGGCAGGACTTCGAGGAGACGCTGGCAAAAATCCTCTCAGTGGCCGAAGATGAGTACGTGATTCCGCTTGAGTACGCGCACCACTCAGTCGTAATCAAGAAGAGGGAGTTCGACGCGTACGTTGATGCAATCCTGAGCGCGATAGTTGGCGAGGACGAGGCTTACCTGAACTTCCTGCGCTACGGAAGGGAACCGCTGGAGTGA
- the rad50 gene encoding DNA double-strand break repair ATPase Rad50: MRVRKIEIRNFRAHRKSVVEFSDGINLIIGQNGAGKSSILEAIFASLYLGHPSFPKGYLATNARVGTGELSLSLEFEHNGKTYRITRTTKKSELLENGRLIAEKSSDIARWVERNVYPLQVYTNALYIRQGEIEGIITNREVMEKVLRKVLGIEDYKNAERNSGEVIRELKRRKENLKRLIERKAEIEGNLRDAEKRFAETLRKISELRKRERELSAEVEKLSKLYQEMKERKELIAGLEKKIALLEKSLASEEKLLREREKRIEELKLELEELEEKKARLEELKPLAEEYTELGKLLKLKDELSKVEVGLSSLKEKLRSLERETAKRAELEKKLEELKKKEAETRREYERLKERHRLYQRALSILGEAEKHRKELERAGYTVEKLERELKEIEKAKEELEKLQEEISKVREKIASLKGKKAELRANMERLEGAKICPLCRRPIDEHEEGEILTEYRSEISRIEGEVKTLEKELERLKKRELELRKLLAREPKLIRLKKTADLLREAEEKLEELGVEELEKDAELFEETREKLIGLKKEIRGVRERLEELEGLEKETEEVKNELHALEERKADILKRLSERGFGSFEEVEERIGELEKPYREFLSLKDVPRRIEALEKKLDIERRKADESRENMECLKAELGKAREELEEAKKDFSEEEFERAEREYLEKSRALERARAELEGAESLRDEIARLIDELKANLGEIERAERELELIEKALADITAFREKIARLKAEEELRGLEEVQKLAGELFSEMTEGKYQGIRLRREKKYGKERIELKVLYAGNEVGIDFLSGGERIALGLAFRLALSLYKVGNLELLILDEPTPFLDEERRKKLVEIISSQLRKIPQVIIVSHDEELKDAADYVIRVTNAGEARVEVESLGAY; the protein is encoded by the coding sequence ATGAGGGTCAGGAAAATTGAGATTCGGAACTTCAGGGCCCACAGGAAAAGCGTTGTCGAGTTCAGCGACGGCATAAACCTGATAATCGGCCAGAATGGAGCGGGAAAGAGCTCAATCCTCGAGGCCATCTTCGCCTCGCTTTACCTCGGGCACCCGAGCTTCCCAAAGGGTTATCTCGCTACCAACGCCCGCGTCGGAACCGGGGAGCTTTCCCTGAGCCTGGAGTTCGAGCACAACGGCAAAACCTACCGCATAACCCGAACAACGAAGAAGAGCGAGCTCCTCGAGAACGGAAGGCTTATCGCGGAGAAGAGCTCCGACATAGCGCGCTGGGTCGAGCGGAACGTTTACCCCCTTCAGGTCTACACGAACGCGCTCTACATTCGACAGGGCGAGATTGAGGGCATAATCACCAACCGCGAGGTCATGGAGAAGGTTCTGCGCAAGGTCCTCGGTATAGAGGACTACAAGAACGCCGAGAGGAACTCGGGGGAGGTAATCCGCGAGCTGAAGAGGAGGAAGGAGAACCTCAAGAGGCTCATCGAGAGGAAAGCTGAAATCGAGGGGAACCTCCGCGATGCCGAGAAGAGGTTCGCCGAGACGCTGAGGAAGATTAGCGAGCTGAGGAAGAGGGAAAGGGAGCTTTCGGCCGAGGTGGAGAAGCTTTCCAAGCTCTATCAAGAGATGAAGGAGAGGAAAGAGCTGATAGCCGGCCTCGAGAAGAAGATAGCTCTCCTCGAAAAATCGCTGGCGAGCGAGGAAAAGCTCCTCAGGGAAAGGGAGAAGAGGATTGAGGAGCTGAAGCTCGAGCTCGAGGAGCTGGAGGAGAAGAAGGCGAGACTCGAGGAGCTGAAGCCACTCGCCGAGGAGTACACCGAGCTCGGTAAACTGCTGAAGCTGAAGGACGAGCTCTCGAAGGTCGAGGTTGGGCTTTCCTCTCTGAAAGAAAAGCTCCGCTCCCTCGAGAGGGAAACGGCGAAGCGTGCTGAGCTGGAGAAAAAGCTTGAGGAGCTGAAGAAGAAAGAGGCCGAGACGAGGAGGGAATACGAGAGGCTCAAGGAGAGGCACCGGCTCTACCAGCGTGCCCTGTCAATCCTCGGTGAGGCCGAGAAGCACAGGAAGGAACTCGAGAGGGCCGGCTACACCGTCGAGAAGCTTGAGAGGGAACTCAAAGAAATCGAGAAAGCCAAGGAGGAGCTTGAAAAACTCCAGGAGGAGATTTCGAAGGTCAGGGAGAAAATAGCCTCGCTGAAGGGGAAAAAGGCGGAGCTTAGGGCCAACATGGAGAGGCTGGAGGGGGCCAAAATCTGCCCTCTCTGCAGGAGACCCATAGACGAGCACGAGGAAGGCGAAATCCTGACCGAATACAGGTCGGAGATATCAAGGATTGAGGGAGAAGTTAAAACCCTCGAGAAGGAACTTGAAAGGCTGAAAAAGCGCGAGCTCGAGCTCAGGAAGCTTCTCGCGAGGGAGCCAAAGCTAATCCGCCTCAAGAAGACGGCTGACCTGCTCAGAGAAGCTGAGGAAAAGCTTGAGGAGCTTGGCGTTGAAGAACTGGAAAAGGACGCCGAACTCTTCGAGGAAACGAGGGAGAAGCTCATCGGTCTCAAGAAGGAAATTCGGGGCGTGAGGGAGAGGCTTGAGGAGCTTGAGGGCCTTGAGAAGGAAACGGAAGAAGTAAAGAATGAACTCCACGCCCTCGAGGAGAGAAAGGCCGATATTCTAAAGAGGCTCTCCGAGAGGGGATTCGGCTCCTTTGAAGAGGTCGAGGAGAGGATTGGGGAGCTTGAGAAGCCCTACCGGGAGTTCCTCTCGCTGAAGGACGTTCCGAGACGGATTGAAGCCCTCGAGAAGAAGCTCGACATCGAGCGGAGGAAGGCCGACGAGTCAAGGGAGAACATGGAGTGCCTGAAGGCCGAGCTCGGAAAGGCGAGAGAAGAGCTGGAGGAAGCCAAAAAGGACTTCTCGGAGGAGGAATTTGAGAGGGCCGAGAGGGAATACCTTGAGAAATCGAGAGCCCTCGAGAGGGCGAGGGCCGAGCTTGAGGGAGCGGAGAGCCTAAGGGACGAGATAGCTCGCCTGATAGACGAGCTGAAGGCAAACCTCGGGGAGATTGAAAGGGCCGAGAGGGAGCTCGAGCTCATCGAGAAGGCCCTCGCGGATATAACGGCCTTTAGGGAGAAGATAGCCCGGCTGAAGGCGGAGGAGGAGCTGAGGGGTCTTGAAGAGGTGCAGAAGCTGGCCGGAGAGCTGTTCTCGGAGATGACCGAGGGCAAGTATCAGGGGATAAGGCTGAGGCGCGAGAAGAAGTACGGAAAGGAGAGGATTGAGCTCAAAGTCCTCTACGCGGGCAACGAGGTGGGAATAGACTTCCTCAGCGGTGGAGAAAGAATAGCGCTCGGTCTGGCCTTTAGGCTGGCCCTCTCGCTCTACAAGGTGGGCAACCTTGAGCTCCTCATATTGGACGAGCCGACGCCCTTCCTCGACGAGGAGAGGAGGAAGAAGCTCGTGGAGATTATATCGAGCCAGCTGAGGAAGATACCGCAGGTAATCATCGTCTCGCACGATGAGGAGCTGAAGGACGCGGCCGATTACGTGATAAGGGTTACCAACGCCGGTGAAGCGAGGGTGGAGGTGGAGAGCCTTGGAGCGTATTGA
- a CDS encoding DNA repair exonuclease has protein sequence MRFAHIADAHLGREQFNQPFRYEDYVRAFREAVEKAVKANVDFILIAGDLFHVSRPSPKALRDAVEILEIPRRREIPVFAIEGNHDKTIREASVFDLLEHLGLLRTLGLRREEKRDEFLRSKKIADRYLVWAEVGDLKIYGLRHHTRWQLIRGNTNVLRALFKKGDILMLHQAVDYLAKDTPYQDAFDLKLNELPENFSYYALGHIHVRKIAEPDQTGLNGPIVYPGSLERTDVREASHVIVYGEKDKKPRVRENNQPKGFYIVEDFRPEFVEVETRPFYRVTVSGNSKAELRWKVEEVAGLIPKEAVAIIYLEGTVKGGVSLAEFNDLLKDSGIAYYAFRSRVTGEAIISKERVGEEILTEWERELFLHLRSEPKEFPLDEFMDWLLEKYRLGVPAEMSARARKPAEEPRKPENVEKKPPKEEKHVKATPKREKQEKPKPEKKTGKKPKPAKPSSLDAWLRGGRR, from the coding sequence ATGAGGTTCGCGCACATAGCCGATGCCCATCTCGGCAGGGAGCAGTTCAACCAGCCCTTCCGCTACGAGGACTACGTTAGGGCCTTCCGCGAGGCGGTTGAGAAGGCCGTTAAGGCGAACGTGGACTTCATACTCATCGCCGGAGACCTCTTCCACGTGAGCAGGCCGTCGCCGAAGGCCCTGCGCGATGCCGTCGAGATACTCGAAATCCCGAGGAGAAGGGAAATCCCGGTCTTCGCCATCGAGGGCAACCACGACAAGACGATTCGGGAAGCTTCCGTCTTCGACCTGCTCGAACACCTGGGCCTTCTAAGGACCCTCGGCCTCAGGAGGGAAGAAAAAAGGGACGAGTTCCTGCGGAGCAAGAAAATAGCGGACCGCTACCTCGTCTGGGCCGAGGTTGGAGACCTCAAAATCTACGGCCTGAGACACCACACGCGCTGGCAACTTATAAGGGGCAACACCAACGTCCTGAGGGCCCTCTTCAAGAAAGGCGACATCCTGATGCTCCACCAGGCCGTTGACTACCTCGCGAAGGACACCCCTTATCAGGATGCCTTTGACCTCAAGCTCAACGAACTCCCCGAGAATTTCTCCTATTACGCCCTCGGGCACATCCACGTGAGGAAAATAGCCGAGCCAGACCAGACCGGCTTAAACGGGCCAATCGTTTACCCCGGTTCGCTCGAGAGAACCGACGTTAGGGAGGCAAGCCACGTAATAGTCTACGGCGAGAAGGACAAGAAGCCGAGGGTCAGGGAAAACAACCAGCCGAAGGGCTTCTACATCGTTGAGGACTTCCGGCCGGAGTTCGTTGAGGTCGAAACGAGGCCCTTCTACCGCGTTACGGTTTCGGGAAACTCAAAGGCCGAACTCAGGTGGAAGGTCGAGGAGGTAGCGGGACTGATTCCGAAAGAGGCCGTTGCAATCATCTACCTCGAGGGAACTGTGAAGGGTGGCGTTAGTTTGGCGGAGTTCAACGACCTGCTGAAGGATTCAGGCATAGCCTACTACGCCTTCAGGAGCAGGGTCACGGGCGAGGCGATAATCTCGAAGGAGCGCGTGGGCGAGGAGATACTGACCGAGTGGGAGAGGGAGCTCTTCCTCCACCTGAGGAGTGAACCCAAGGAGTTCCCGCTCGACGAGTTCATGGACTGGCTCCTTGAGAAGTACCGCCTCGGCGTTCCGGCGGAGATGAGTGCAAGGGCCCGTAAACCAGCGGAAGAGCCGAGGAAACCGGAAAACGTTGAAAAGAAACCGCCGAAGGAGGAAAAGCACGTGAAAGCAACTCCGAAGAGGGAGAAACAGGAAAAGCCAAAACCCGAGAAGAAGACCGGAAAGAAACCGAAGCCGGCAAAGCCGTCGAGCCTCGACGCGTGGCTGAGGGGTGGTAGGCGATGA
- a CDS encoding ATP-binding protein, which translates to MEGRDASVGIVFGESSTDHFTFIVNPRNELPRFGEFLVVKNREGDEVLALLKSIRNLNWLMEAGRGSYDYVEKTVNVFSRGILDKSEEILATAKVLGVLRTRDGEFLVKPAPNRVPIKPGERVYLAKDEDLERIFANGHLRIGKLIARGGIEVRLDANRLVSRHFAVLAVTGAGKSNTIAVLTKELVDNVNATVVILDPHGEYQRLSWPGARVNPIKATIDPGRIRLSELATLLGIAENASLQRRFLGLIYRTVKEEMRRDGKVVGGLPFLEAMEDKIEEWIRVYENTDDKVIYYYNEKGIETPRKIQARDLDSLIRLKDYIGELKANFGEFISPVDVLGEIRPGMVNVIDLSGMEEEQMITLASFVLRGILKNRIEYIKAVRTNDRLTAREILEAYPAVKKPILVIVEEAHIFAPRGEKNPATLWLGKIAREGRKFGVGLGIVSQRPKKLDDDILSQTNTKIILKLVEPNDQRYVQQASEQISEDLLSDIASLGVGEAVIVGYAITIPAMVKIYNFEKDFNGHYGGRDIDIVEEWLEGKEEEVSEEEAIASLPL; encoded by the coding sequence ATGGAGGGTCGCGACGCTTCGGTTGGAATAGTGTTCGGTGAATCGAGTACCGACCACTTCACTTTCATAGTCAACCCCCGGAACGAGCTCCCGCGCTTCGGCGAGTTCCTCGTCGTCAAAAACCGCGAGGGAGACGAGGTTTTGGCACTCCTCAAGTCCATCAGAAACCTCAACTGGCTTATGGAAGCCGGAAGAGGGAGTTACGACTACGTTGAAAAAACCGTCAACGTTTTCTCGCGCGGAATCCTCGACAAAAGCGAGGAGATACTGGCTACCGCCAAGGTTCTCGGCGTTCTCAGAACGAGGGACGGCGAGTTTCTGGTGAAACCGGCACCGAACCGCGTTCCCATAAAGCCGGGCGAGAGGGTTTATCTAGCTAAAGACGAGGATTTGGAGAGAATCTTCGCCAACGGCCACCTCAGGATTGGGAAGCTCATCGCGAGGGGAGGTATAGAGGTTCGCCTCGACGCCAACAGGCTCGTTTCGAGGCACTTTGCGGTTCTGGCCGTTACTGGAGCCGGCAAGTCCAACACGATAGCGGTTCTCACCAAGGAGCTTGTGGACAACGTGAACGCGACCGTCGTAATCCTCGACCCCCACGGCGAGTACCAGAGGTTGAGCTGGCCCGGGGCGCGCGTCAACCCGATAAAGGCCACGATAGACCCCGGCAGAATAAGGCTGAGCGAACTGGCAACGCTTTTGGGAATAGCGGAGAACGCGAGCCTTCAGAGGCGCTTCCTCGGGCTGATTTATAGGACGGTCAAGGAGGAGATGAGAAGGGACGGAAAGGTCGTCGGTGGTCTGCCATTCCTCGAGGCGATGGAGGACAAGATAGAGGAGTGGATTAGGGTTTACGAGAACACCGACGACAAGGTAATCTACTACTACAACGAGAAGGGCATAGAGACGCCGAGGAAGATTCAGGCGAGGGATTTGGACTCCCTGATAAGGCTGAAGGACTACATAGGCGAGCTGAAGGCCAACTTCGGCGAGTTCATAAGCCCGGTAGATGTCCTCGGCGAGATAAGACCCGGCATGGTGAACGTCATAGACCTCAGCGGAATGGAAGAGGAGCAGATGATAACGCTCGCGAGCTTCGTTCTGAGGGGCATACTCAAGAACCGCATCGAGTACATCAAAGCCGTCAGAACCAACGATAGGCTCACCGCGAGGGAGATACTGGAGGCTTACCCGGCCGTGAAGAAGCCAATCCTCGTCATAGTTGAGGAGGCACACATATTCGCGCCGAGGGGCGAGAAGAACCCCGCAACCCTGTGGCTCGGCAAGATAGCCAGGGAAGGCAGGAAGTTCGGCGTCGGCCTTGGAATAGTGTCCCAGAGGCCGAAGAAGCTGGACGACGACATACTCAGCCAGACCAACACCAAGATAATACTCAAGCTGGTTGAGCCCAACGACCAGCGCTACGTCCAGCAGGCGAGCGAGCAGATAAGCGAGGACCTGCTGAGCGATATAGCCTCCTTAGGAGTGGGTGAAGCGGTTATAGTCGGCTACGCCATCACGATTCCGGCGATGGTGAAGATTTATAACTTCGAGAAGGACTTCAACGGCCACTATGGAGGAAGGGACATAGATATCGTTGAGGAGTGGCTTGAAGGGAAGGAGGAAGAGGTTAGCGAGGAAGAGGCAATAGCGTCCCTCCCGCTGTGA
- a CDS encoding MutS2 family protein, whose translation MRPKLNPEARTVHRAILSEIRRRLSLPGSEAHLERFSLTNDPDEIMRRQEYLREGLSKVKPEMRGLISKVKPIRFQREFLNDRVLLVDESEVEEAESLNLCHVTTEVEEAREYPIVLSTLGYGVDVELKPQEIAPELYILPLWRNRETLEALARIGELTGEGSVAPRMLEALKEFEEVMGRQKVLESLDELIAEKERELNERIGERLENFSLTLSGKELLSFLAQLREGNYDAIFRHFSDVEEEILGLINEAERDLSERLGVTVELFSREELYPIRVPAERVEELRNLLERELALERYLKAREILEEIRELIPKLKEELERVHELDFLLAVREFTEGFSFPEIWGGGIAFLRGSHLFIENPQPVSYVVGRKPEGFSAPGAERINDEDVVILTGANSGGKTSLLELITQVEILFHMGFPVPAERAWLEPLDELFFFRRKRSVYGAGAFETALKSFVRALRGKGRKLILIDEFEAITEPGAAVKIIGELLKVAHERGFRVVIVSHLGEDLKKELPFARVDGIEAKGLDENLNLIVDRQPVFGKLGRSTPELIVERLARKARGRDREIYERILASFGRNV comes from the coding sequence ATGAGGCCGAAGCTGAACCCAGAGGCGAGAACAGTTCACAGGGCAATCCTGTCTGAGATTCGGAGGAGGCTGAGCCTTCCGGGTAGCGAGGCCCATCTCGAGCGCTTTTCCCTCACGAACGACCCGGACGAGATAATGAGACGGCAGGAGTATCTCAGGGAGGGACTCTCGAAGGTAAAGCCCGAGATGAGGGGCCTAATCTCGAAGGTTAAACCGATACGGTTCCAGAGGGAGTTCCTGAACGACAGGGTTCTCCTTGTCGACGAGTCCGAGGTTGAAGAGGCCGAGTCTTTGAACCTGTGCCACGTCACGACCGAGGTCGAGGAGGCCCGCGAGTATCCGATTGTCCTGAGCACACTCGGCTACGGGGTTGACGTTGAGCTGAAACCTCAGGAAATCGCTCCTGAGCTTTACATTCTACCCCTCTGGAGGAACAGGGAGACGCTTGAGGCCCTCGCCAGAATCGGTGAGCTGACCGGCGAGGGTAGCGTTGCTCCGAGAATGCTTGAGGCCTTGAAGGAGTTCGAGGAGGTAATGGGGCGCCAAAAGGTTCTCGAATCCCTCGACGAACTGATAGCGGAGAAGGAGCGCGAGCTCAACGAGAGAATCGGCGAGAGGCTTGAGAACTTCAGTTTAACCCTCAGCGGGAAAGAACTCTTGAGTTTCCTCGCCCAGCTCCGTGAGGGGAACTACGATGCCATATTCCGGCACTTCAGCGATGTCGAGGAGGAAATCCTTGGGCTGATAAACGAGGCCGAGCGCGACCTCTCTGAGAGGCTCGGCGTTACGGTGGAGCTCTTCTCGCGGGAGGAGCTTTACCCGATTCGTGTTCCTGCAGAGAGGGTCGAAGAACTCAGAAACCTTCTCGAACGCGAGCTGGCCCTTGAACGCTACCTGAAGGCGAGGGAAATCCTTGAAGAGATAAGGGAACTCATTCCCAAGCTCAAGGAGGAACTTGAGAGGGTTCACGAGCTCGACTTTCTCTTAGCTGTGAGGGAATTCACCGAGGGCTTTTCGTTCCCGGAAATCTGGGGCGGTGGAATTGCGTTCCTTCGCGGGAGTCACCTCTTCATCGAGAACCCACAGCCGGTGAGCTACGTCGTAGGGAGGAAGCCCGAGGGCTTCAGCGCTCCCGGCGCGGAGAGGATTAACGATGAAGACGTTGTAATCCTCACCGGCGCGAACAGCGGTGGAAAGACGAGTTTGCTTGAGCTGATAACGCAGGTTGAAATCCTCTTCCACATGGGCTTTCCTGTTCCAGCGGAGAGGGCCTGGCTCGAACCCCTCGACGAGCTGTTCTTCTTCCGGCGTAAGAGGAGCGTTTACGGGGCCGGGGCTTTTGAGACCGCCCTTAAGTCCTTCGTGAGGGCCCTGCGCGGTAAGGGGAGGAAGCTAATTCTGATAGACGAGTTCGAGGCCATAACCGAGCCCGGTGCCGCTGTGAAGATAATCGGCGAGCTCCTCAAGGTGGCCCACGAGAGGGGCTTTAGGGTCGTTATTGTTTCTCACCTCGGCGAGGACCTCAAGAAAGAACTCCCCTTCGCGAGGGTTGACGGCATAGAGGCGAAGGGCCTCGACGAGAACCTTAATCTAATCGTTGACAGACAACCCGTCTTCGGAAAGCTTGGCAGGAGCACGCCTGAGTTAATAGTCGAGAGACTCGCGAGAAAGGCGAGAGGAAGGGATAGGGAAATATACGAGCGGATTCTGGCCTCTTTCGGACGGAATGTGTAG
- a CDS encoding methyl-accepting chemotaxis protein, which produces MDEKSALIASPVLAFGLTIVPAFLAGPIAGLIGGIVGVGAGIMLTKNIAGKAKIPPEVEQYRREIEEQMNAIIRILDRIAEGDLTVEDVELDGHLREIRKAIEKMRQNLHRMVSSIKDAAEIVNERSALIKENIDQISEAIQQVAEAINQVSIEAQREQENINHMTETMRYIDEIGKETIDTMEDFERSMSEVVGLAREGGQKGEEAVGQIEEIRNMMLMIEETVKGVAEMGKNIANITNVITGIAEQTNLLALNAAIEAARAGEAGKGFAVVAEEIRNLAEESKQAADDIRNIVEQIMAKIDESVEVTGKSVETVAQSTEVLKESVSYLTHIAELMEEMEVKANELKNKVLEEGEKIDEGLRFLENLAASAEETTAAAEEVSAAAEEQTSALEEVRATLADFEEVVQRLMEEVNRFKL; this is translated from the coding sequence ATGGATGAGAAGAGCGCGCTCATAGCGTCACCGGTTCTGGCCTTCGGCCTGACGATAGTGCCGGCGTTTTTAGCGGGCCCCATAGCGGGCCTGATCGGTGGTATCGTCGGAGTGGGAGCAGGGATAATGCTAACGAAGAACATAGCGGGGAAGGCAAAGATTCCTCCAGAGGTGGAGCAGTACCGCAGGGAGATAGAGGAGCAGATGAATGCCATCATTAGAATCCTCGACAGAATAGCAGAGGGAGACCTAACGGTTGAGGACGTTGAGCTCGATGGACATCTCAGGGAGATTCGGAAGGCCATAGAAAAGATGCGCCAGAACCTCCACAGAATGGTCTCATCAATCAAGGACGCGGCGGAGATTGTAAACGAGAGGAGTGCCCTCATCAAGGAGAACATAGACCAGATTAGCGAGGCCATACAGCAGGTCGCAGAGGCAATCAACCAGGTCAGCATTGAGGCACAGAGGGAGCAGGAGAACATCAACCACATGACGGAAACCATGCGCTACATTGACGAGATAGGAAAGGAGACCATAGACACAATGGAGGACTTCGAGAGGTCCATGAGCGAGGTTGTCGGACTTGCCAGGGAGGGTGGCCAGAAGGGTGAAGAGGCCGTCGGGCAGATTGAAGAGATAAGGAACATGATGCTGATGATTGAGGAGACCGTCAAGGGCGTTGCCGAGATGGGCAAGAACATAGCCAACATAACCAACGTGATTACTGGCATCGCGGAGCAGACGAATTTGCTCGCGTTGAACGCGGCTATCGAGGCGGCGAGGGCCGGTGAGGCTGGAAAGGGCTTCGCGGTCGTTGCCGAGGAGATTAGAAACCTCGCAGAGGAGAGCAAACAGGCCGCCGACGATATCAGGAACATCGTGGAGCAGATTATGGCCAAGATTGACGAGAGCGTTGAGGTCACCGGAAAGAGCGTCGAGACCGTTGCCCAGTCAACGGAAGTCCTCAAGGAGAGCGTCTCGTACCTCACCCACATAGCCGAGCTCATGGAGGAGATGGAGGTCAAGGCCAACGAGCTCAAGAACAAGGTCCTTGAGGAGGGCGAGAAGATAGACGAGGGCCTGCGCTTCCTCGAGAACCTCGCGGCATCCGCGGAGGAAACCACTGCTGCGGCAGAGGAGGTCAGCGCCGCGGCGGAGGAGCAGACCTCGGCGCTGGAGGAGGTCCGCGCAACGCTCGCGGACTTCGAAGAGGTCGTCCAGAGGCTCATGGAAGAGGTCAACAGGTTCAAGCTTTGA